The following coding sequences lie in one Aspergillus puulaauensis MK2 DNA, chromosome 3, nearly complete sequence genomic window:
- a CDS encoding RTA1 domain-containing protein (COG:S;~EggNog:ENOG410PN5J;~InterPro:IPR007568;~PFAM:PF04479;~TransMembrane:7 (o12-33i40-59o79-100i112-130o150-173i202-222o242-260i);~go_component: GO:0016021 - integral component of membrane [Evidence IEA]), with protein sequence MASDNNIYGYNPSIPAAAIFIVLFGASTGFHGYQLIKARALYFIPFVIGGLFQVLGYIFRAVSHNDTDSVPKYALQTVLILLAPALYAASIYMVLGRLMIHLDAQKLSLVRVSWMTKIFVTGDVVSFLMQCGGGGLMSGDDPDTRKLGETITIIGLIVQIVFFGFFLITSIIFHIRINKNPTLPSREALATWHRGNITARNWVTLLFALYTVSVLILVRSVFRLVEFIDGYGGYLMTHEVFIYVFDAVLMVVVMGVLNYWHPCFVIRGGREKGGLPRDFEGVPLR encoded by the exons ATGGCCAGCGACAACAACATCTACGGGTACAATCCCTCCattccagctgcagccatcttcatcgtcctgtTTGGCGCTTCCACTGGCTTCCACGGCTACCAATTGATCAAAGCACGAGCTCTATACTTTATTCCTTTTGTTATTGGGGGACTTT TCCAAGTTCTAGGCTATATTTTCCGTGCCGTCAGCCACAACGACACCGATTCGGTCCCCAAATATGCCCTCCAGACGGTCCTCATCCTGCTCGCTCCAGCCCTCTACGCGGCCTCCATCTACATGGTCCTGGGCCGACTGATGATCCACCTCGATGCGCAAAAACTCAGTCTCGTGCGAGTCTCGTGGATGACCAAGATCTTCGTCACCGGCGATGTCGTTTCCTTCCTGATGCAGTGCGGCG GCGGCGGCCTCATGTCCGGCGACGACCCCGACACCCGCAAACTCGGCGAAACGATCACAATCATCGGCCTGATCGTGCAAatcgtcttcttcggcttcttcctGATAACCTCTATCATCTTCCACATCCGGATAAACAAGAACCCTACTCTACCTTCACGGGAGGCACTCGCGACCTGGCACCGCGGCAACATCACGGCGCGCAACTGGGTGACTCTGCTCTTTGCGCTGTATACGGTGTCGGTGCTTATCCTGGTGCGCTCGGTGTTTCGGCTGGTGGAGTTCATTGATGGGTATGGCGGGTATTTGATGACGCATGAGGTGTTTATTTATGTGTTTGATGCGGTGCTCATGGTTGTTGTGATGGGGGTGCTGAATTATTGGCATCCTTGTTTTGTTATTCGtggggggagggagaaggggggTCTCCCTAGGGATTTTGAGGGTGTGCCTTTGCGGTAG
- a CDS encoding aldo/keto reductase family protein (COG:S;~EggNog:ENOG410PJMQ;~InterPro:IPR018170,IPR020471,IPR036812,IPR023210;~PFAM:PF00248;~go_function: GO:0016491 - oxidoreductase activity [Evidence IEA];~go_process: GO:0055114 - oxidation-reduction process [Evidence IEA]) yields the protein MARLTLKSTQKLLSGFEIPVLGYGVYQTPTNVAESVTVEALKLGYRHIDSAAAYKNEKEVTAAISNAGIPRSQVFLTTKIPPPANGYENAKQSIEDSLKQAGTDYFDLILIHAPYGGKEGRLGAWKALVEAQKAGKTRSIGVSNYGVHHLDELEKYISSGGGGQIDVGQYELHPWLARPDIVDWLKKRGAVVQAYSPLVRNTKADEPVLKELGRKYGKTTAQVLIRWSLQKGFVPLPKSVTPARIKENAEVFDFELSEEDMAKLDTGKYEPCAWDPTVERDASPSL from the exons ATGGCCAGACTCACCCTCAAGTCCACCCAAAAGCTGCTCTCGGGCTTCGAGATCCCCGTCCTGGGCTACGGC GTCTACCAAAC CCCAACAAACGTCGCCGAGAGCGTCACCGTCGAGGCACTCAAGCTCGGCTACCGACAC ATCgattcggcggcggcatacAAGAACGAGAAAGAAGTAACGGCTGCAATTTCCAACGCCGGAATCCCCCGGTCGCAAGTCTTTCTCACCACCAAGATCCCCCCGCCCGCGAACGGATACGAGAATGCGAAGCAGAGTATCGAGGATAGTCTGAAGCAGGCGGGGACGGATTATTTTGATTT AATCCTAATCCACGCCCCCTACggcggaaaagaaggccgACTCGGCGCCTGGAAAGCCCTCGTCGAAGCCCAAAAAGCCGGCAAAACGCGCTCGATCGGCGTCTCGAATTACGGAGTCCACCACCTCGACGAGCTAGAGAAGTACATCTCttccggcggcggcggccagaTCGATGTCGGGCAGTACGAGCTGCACCCGTGGCTGGCGAGACCGGATATTGTCGAttggttgaagaagagaggggCTGTGGTGCAGGCTTATTCGCCGCTGGTCAGGAATACCAAGGCTGATGAGCCTGTGCTGAAGGAGTTGGGGAGGAAATATGGCAAGACGACGGCGCAGGTGCTGATTCGGTGGAGTTTGCAGAAG GGCTTCGTTCCCCTTCCGAAATCGGTTACTCCTGCGCGTATCAAGGAGAATGCGGAGGTGTTTGACTTTGAGTTGAGTGAGGAGGACATGGCGAAGCTGGATACGGGCAAATATGAGCCTTGTGCATGGGATCCCACTGTTGAGAGGGATGCGTCGCCCTCGTTGTAG
- a CDS encoding haloalkane dehalogenase family protein (COG:S;~EggNog:ENOG410Q2QZ;~InterPro:IPR000073,IPR029058,IPR000639;~PFAM:PF12697;~TransMembrane:2 (o12-34i46-65o);~go_function: GO:0003824 - catalytic activity [Evidence IEA]) produces MPFHINVRIDSILKSAVCNIEAVSTGVMVVAGYLSSFLLSFTINRIFLAAILIPLYLSKVAFSLLPSAIQNSINLVIPSGWSRLVQNTEQYRSRSDTLAHSQLDGSYRFKEDEVFHVERDSSGWAKSAPWADDTYEFNVCGATVFPSLLDSGHDVYAVDWLGHGRSDKILRPQAITFELHIRTLVKFFEVAELENAIIAAHDWGGCIALCTLPRLPSNTCDGLFLLNSFFPPRLSDTSLHYRLLNRIWYCTTGLLHGFLPQSAVLRFLIPHLSKEDIEAYTAPYKGLPRSSKSSIERFSHMIPSLPRFVLFTLRQTYIWKVLEGLAGPSHFDSLNNQARLSAQGDQVRGYWSVGQYDDETEVMHVFGDKDPILTDYKSVFVQTINPERVVDWAAKGVWIVGAGHMPMEGKPGEVSGLIAKFARASDGVAR; encoded by the exons atGCCATTCCATATTAATGTCCGTATTGACAGTATCCTCAAGTCGGCAGTCTGCAACATAGAGGCTGTCTCGACTGGGGTCATGGTTGTCGCAGGCTATCTCAGCTCTTTCCTGCTCTCTTTTACCATCAACCGGATCTTCCTAGCTGCCATTCTCATTCCGCTGTATCTCAGCAAGGTGGCTTTCTCTTTGCTCCCTTCAGCTATCCAAAACTCCATTAATCTCGTGATCCCCTCCGGCTGGTCGCGCCTAGTTCAAAACACCGAACAGTATCGATCCCGATCGGACACCTTAGCACATTCCCAGCTCGACGGTTCCTATCGATTCAAAGAAGATGAGGTATTCCATGTCGAGAGGGACAGCAGTGGATGGGCGAAGAGCGCTCCATGGGCAGATGATACCTATGAATTCAACGTCTGTGGAGCTACA GTGTTTCCCTCGCTGCTCGATAGCGGACACGATGTCTACGCCGTCGACTGGCTGGGCCACGGCCGAAGCGACAAGATCCTGCGCCCTCAAGCAATAACATTCGAACTGCATATCCGTACATTGGTGAAGTTCTTTGAAGTTGCTGAGCTTGAGAATGCAATTATTGCCGCGCATGATTGGGGCGG TTGCATCGCCCTCTGTACCCTCCCCCGGCTGCCATCGAACACCTGCGACGGCCTCTTCCTGCTAAACAGCTTCTTTCCACCCCGTCTCAGCGACACGTCCCTGCATTACCGCCTCCTCAACCGCATCTGGTACTGCACAACCGGCCTCCTGCACGGGTTCCTTCCCCAGTCCGCCGTCCTGCGCTTCCTGATCCCCCATCTCTCCAAAGAAGACATCGAGGCATACACCGCACCCTACAAGGGCCTACCCCGTTCCTCCAAATCCAGTATCGAGCGGTTCAGCCACATGATCCCGTCCCTACCCCGGTTCGTCCTGTTCACGCTACGCCAAACCTACATTTGGAAAGTCCTAGAAGGTCTCGCAGGCCCAAGCCACTTCGACTCTCTAAACAATCAAGCCCGCCTCTCTGCACAGGGCGACCAGGTGAGAGGGTACTGGAGTGTCGGACAGTACGATGATGAGACCGAGGTTATGCATGTTTTCGGCGACAAGGACCCGATTCTTACAGACTACAAGAGTGTTTTCGTGCAGACTATCAATCCTGAGCGCGTTGTGGATTGGGCTGCTAAGGGGGTTTGGATTGTAGGTGCTGGACATATGCCCATGGAGGGGAAGCCGGGCGAGGTTTCTGGGTTGATTGCCAAGTTTGCGAGGGCATCTGATGGGGTTGCTAGATAG
- a CDS encoding uncharacterized protein (COG:S;~EggNog:ENOG410PHED;~InterPro:IPR008928;~SECRETED:SignalP(1-18);~go_process: GO:0005975 - carbohydrate metabolic process [Evidence IEA]) codes for MRGFNGLYLWLLPTLVAGRIDRQKIVSQYNVVRTTLIDNETTPLQVGNGDFAFNVDNTGMQTFLPFNTLSSWAWHNDSLPSNGEQLDDYTGVPMLTHGRNVSYDIPDPDLPEVSQWLIGNPNRINLGRIGLRYKNATLAASHITDPRQELDLWNGVITSTFKVDGKHVKVVTQGDFDSDSVAFNIESELVDNGALAVELDFPYPPIHSTDYKYEVFVGVYDFPDNHTTSIIPTRNKDTAHVYHELQETNYYINLRWPSHSPLQLLQPKNATCLAKHQYTLKPRSRSSTISFTALFSPERQIPEHPAKVQRRSSAGWNKYWSKGGFVDLTSSTNPKADELQRRIILSQYHVRVNSAATGQSPQESGLMNNGWYGKFHMEMVVWHNAHWATWGRQEFFDNIFPELYETLLPSSLARAQSMGWEGARWPKMTETNTGVSSPGGINGLLLWQQPHPMYLAQLAYQASPTRKTLKQWDRVLTATADYMASYAWKNESSGYYDLGPPSYGVTENTPPAETLNLAYEIAYWRYALDVARDWKARLDQPIPEKWTIVAENLAPPPQVNGLYAVYEGLNSSWWEDSELTGDPRSLIMLQGILPDTPAVDPGIAKKTADKVWEVWTDENIRGWGRPVLAINSARIGNPDPAIYHLTAYDYWVFDDAGFAVRGGDGGTPPPFMPGNAGFLLAVAYMAAGWNGSGHAPGFPQDGWVVRHEGLQRAL; via the exons ATGCGCGGCTTTAACGGTCTATATCTGTGGTTGTTGCCAACTCTCGTTGCCGGCCGAATCGACAG GCAAAAAATAGTGTCCCAATATAATGTCGTCCGAACGACCCTAATCGACAATGAGACAACACCCCTGCAGGTGGGGAATGGGGACTTTGCATTCAATGTGGATAATACTGGGATGCAG ACATTCCTCCCATTTAATACCCTATCGAGCTGGGCATGGCACAATGACTCCCTACCGAGCAATGG AGAGCAACTCGACGATTACACCGGAGTCCCAATGTTGACCCACGGCCGCAACGTTTCCTATGACATTCCCGATCCTGACCTCCCTGAAGTGTCCCAGTGGCTGATTGGGAATCCGAATCGTATAAACCTTGGGCGCATAGGGCTGAGATACAAGAATGCCACATTGGCAGCGTCTCATATTACAGACCCGCGACAGGAATTGGACCTTTGGAACGGCGTGATAACTTCGACATTCAAGGTCGACGGTAAACATGTCAAGGTAGTCACACAGGGAGACTTTGACTCTGACTCGGTCGCATTCAATATCGAGTCCGAGCTGGTCGATAATGGTGCATTGGCTGTGGAACTGGACTTTCCGTATCCCCCGATTCACTCGACTGACTACAAGTACGAAGTGTTCGTTGGCGTGTACGACTTTCCTGATAACCACACTACGTCCATTATTCCCACCAGGAACAAAGATACAGCTCATGTTTACCATGAACTACAAGAGACAAACTACTACATCAACCTCCGCTGGCCATctcactctcctcttcaactACTCCAACCCAAGAATGCAACATGCCTAGCAAAGCATCAATACACACTTAAACCCAGATCACGATCATCAACTATATCATTCACAGCACTCTTCTCCCCAGAAAGGCAAATCCCCGAGCATCCTGCCAAAGTCCAACGCAGAAGCAGCGCAGGATGGAACAAATACTGGAGCAAAGGCGGCTTCGTCGATCTCACCTCGTCCACAAACCCGAAAGCAGACGAACTCCAGCGTCGAATCATCCTCTCGCAGTACCACGTTCGCGTGAACAGTGCAGCAACAGGACAGTCGCCCCAGGAGAGCGGATTGATGAATAATGGGTGGTATG GCAAATTTCatatggagatggtggtATGGCATAATGCACATTGGGCGACCTGGGGCCGGCAAGAGTTCTTTGATAATATCTTCCCTGAGCTCTATGAgactcttcttccttcttcgttAGCGAGAGCGCAGTCGATGGGATGGGAGGGCGCTAG GTGGCCCAAGATGACGGAGACGAATACAGGTGTTAGTTCGCCTGGGGGTATCAATGGGCTTCTACTATGGCAGCAG CCGCACCCGATGTACCTCGCTCAACTAGCATACCAGGCATCACCAACGAGAAAGACACTGAAACAGTGGGATCGCGTTTTAACAGCGACAGCAGACTACATGGCGTCGTATGCATGGAAGAATGAAAGCTCAGGTTACTATGATCTGGGACCACC GTCTTATGGCGTCACAGAGAACACACCTCCAGCCGAAACTCTGAATCTAGCCTACGAG ATAGCATACTGGCGGTACGCCCTCGACGTCGCGCGAGACTGGAAAGCGAGACTCGACCAGCCCATTCCGGAAAAGTGGACAATCGTCGCTGAGAATCTCGCACCTCCACCGCAAGTCAATGGCCTTTACGCTGTTTACGAAGGGCTGAATAGTTCCTGGTGGGAAGATTCAGAATTAACAGGCGATCCGCGGAGCTTGATTATGCTGCAGGGTATACTCCCCGACACTCCGGCTGTTGATCCAGGGATTGCAAAGAAAACAGCAGATAAGGTGTGGGAGGTTTGGACAGATGAGAATATTCGCGGCTGGGGGCGGCCAGTTCTTGCGATTAACTCGGCGAGGATTGGGAATCCGGATCCGGCTATTTATCATTTGACGGCGTATGATTACTGGGTTTTCGATGATGCTG GATTTGCTGTTCGCGGAGGCGATG GGGGGACGCCTCCACCGTTCATGCCTGGTAATGCAGGATTTCTACTAGCAG TGGCGTATATGGCTGCGGGGTGGAATGGGTCTGGCCATGCTCCTGGGTTTCCACAGGACGGATGGGTGGTAAGGCATGAGGGGTTACAGAGGGCATTATGA
- a CDS encoding uncharacterized protein (COG:S;~EggNog:ENOG410PSR3), translating into MPHLQRLPDELLALIVKDLPSNKDIVALSVQFRRVHEICDLATRRRYRRIRIRTDEHLNPAFEILLSILRKPSLGMYVRHLEIDRQPVHPGEYRKVENADCLRSLSQGDLDLVKKAVRRLPCTGYDEDTFLNMVMQRKIDISPPGHRSSFYAENTDRGVFIGQAIAVLLMSVCPVLESLVLGAPFRILGDGLADPSQNGPQHCTLPFPLDKFIQSVGSSLHIPSWGQEPGCPYLQQVQKIEFLPRPYLSNKWYSPCDINGCLALTSGLPKLQAISVDGMKGFPMRHTALELTPNNIQSIELHRSLIDTNVLTPLLCAPSELRNFKYTSGYIGDKEPGGSNGDVGRRAHESERDNKLHFWIFLGGILRHRATLETLEVDCDHHLVFGYFTRQRIFSRWLGRPPWSLRYSGSLKDLTALTSLDVGVRLFFWLVKGLTSKPDSPDLLHELPLRLRSLTIRGYERGEDPERDSQLENLEHSINSNLHPCLKEVRGIRERIPAGICALRETWLGGEDPDFKLEDWTDYE; encoded by the exons ATGCCACATCTGCAACGCCTACCCGACGAGCTCCTGGCTCTTATTGTGAAGGACCTCCCAAGCAACAAAGATATCGTCGCGCTCTCTGTCCAGTTCCGCCGGGTCCATGAAATCTGCGACCTCGCGACACGTCGTCGGTATCGACGCATCAGGATCCGGACAGACGAGCACTTGAATCCCGCGTTCGAGATACTTCTATCAATCCTGCGGAAGCCGTCTCTGGGGATGTACGTGCGGCACCTGGAAATCGATCGCCAGCCTGTCCACCCCGGCGAGTATCGCAAGGTCGAGAATGCCGATTGCCTACGCTCGCTTAGCCAGGGCGATTTGGATCTTGTTAAAAAGGCAGTTAGACGACTGCCTTGTACTGGCTATGATGAGGATACATTTCTAAATATGGTGATGCAGAGGAAGATTGATATTAGCCCCCCTGGTCATCGGTCGTCTTTTTACGC GGAGAATACCGACCGAGGGGTATTCATTGGGCAGGCGATTGCAGTGCTATTAATGAGTGTTTGTCCAGTGCTGGAGTCCCTGGTCCTGGGCGCGCCTTTTCGAATACTGGGCGATGGCCTGGCTGACCCGTCCCAGAACGGGCCTCAACATTGTACACTTCCGTTCCCTCTCGACAAGTTTATCCAGTCCGTCGGTTCATCGTTACATATACCCTCTTGGGGACAGGAGCCAGGGTGCCCTTATCTCCAGCAAGTGCAGAAGATTGAGTTCCTACCACGGCCCTACCTGAGCAACAAGTGGTACTCGCCGTGCGACATCAACGGCTGTCTCGCTCTAACAAGCGGACTGCCCAAGCTCCAGGCCATCAGTGTCGACGGTATGAAGGGATTCCCTATGCGACACACTGCATTAGAACTCAcgcccaacaacatccagagcATAGAGCTCCACCGATCGCTGATCGACACAAATGTTCTCACCCCCCTGCTCTGTGCTCCAAGCGAGCTTCGCAACTTCAAATACACCAGTGGATACATCGGTGACAAGGAACCCGGCGGTAGCAATGGCGATGTTGGACGGCGTGCACACGAAAGCGAGCGTGACAATAAACTCCATTTCTGGATCTTCCTGGGTGGCATTCTTCGCCACAGGGCGACGCTCGAGACCTTGGAGGTCGATTGCGACCACCATCTTGTCTTCGGTTACTTTACTCGGCAGCGAATATTCAGTCGTTGGCTAGGGCGTCCACCATGGTCGCTCAGGTACTCCGGCTCGCTCAAGGACCTTACGGCGCTGACTTCCCTGGATGTTGGGGTGCGCTTGTTCTTTTGGCTGGTCAAGGGACTTACATCTAAACCCGATAGTCCTGATCTTCTCCACGAGCTGCCTCTGAGATTACGGTCTCTCACGATCCGCGGCTATGAGAGGGGAGAAGACCCTGAGCGGGACAGCCAACTTGAGAATCTGGAGCACAGCATCAATAGTAATCTGCATCCGTGTCTCAAGGAAGTGCGTGGTATCCGTGAGCGTATCCCGGCAGGAATATGTGCCCTTCGCGAGACTTGGCTGGGGGGAGAAGATCCTGACTTTAAGCTTGAGGATTGGACCGACTATGAATGA
- a CDS encoding uncharacterized protein (COG:S;~EggNog:ENOG410PYPW): MGNRFVNYLKKRLPVSRRHRKPKLGGTIGVLPPELVEAIAKYLNARDNSSLRLCGTYITACTSNHFEKTFLSVIHTDLSVDSLQKLDKASQDPHFASRIQTVEFSREEHMSFGAGWEWRRDGPSDAEHSFPQVSPLSPTGDGQDYLHKILARLANCKAFTITGNPVRQPVGRGPLRYESVDEMRSRLSPGDVLALLFHLMCANTVNVRELDVDYDVAHAVAVQGHSLWPYIQERSKAYRFPDGRSGSPWSQIESLIVRNTGLIVRFPGQQMRTILELSTGLRRMHISLDKKYDAGGFYMLQPKCIRDCEFQLEELRLENGAIGSYSDFQDPTPFQVFEYLPQFLHKFRGTLRKVYFGNLTMRLEGPGWKPILEYIRDNLTTLEEITLVDLAFSVPIDPWPQSKKVAALDFPELSINPTVNGVTGSKFTYSSYTSWHQDGDIVTGRVSYSGPNMNAALQKLLDCAQVGPSNGDPSWASFR; encoded by the coding sequence ATGGGTAACCGATTTGTTAATTATCTGAAGAAGCGCCTGCCCGTGTCCCGTCGGCATCGAAAGCCAAAACTAGGAGGGACCATCGGAGTCCTTCCTCCAGAACTAGTTGAGGCAATAGCAAAGTACCTGAACGCAAGGGATAACTCGTCGCTCCGACTTTGCGGAACATACATCACGGCATGTACTTCCAACCACTTCGAAAAGACCTTTCTCTCAGTGATCCATACAGACCTAAGCGTGGATTCTTTGCAGAAACTGGACAAAGCGTCCCAGGACCCGCACTTTGCGTCTAGGATCCAGACAGTGGAATTTAGCAGGGAGGAGCACATGAGCTTCGGCGCAGGATGGGAGTGGAGGCGAGACGGTCCCAGCGATGCAGAGCACTCTTTTCCACAGGTCAGTCCCCTGAGTCCAACAGGTGATGGGCAGGACTACCTACACAAAATACTCGCTCGCCTGGCCAACTGCAAGGCATTTACAATTACCGGAAACCCTGTCCGTCAGCCGGTAGGTAGGGGGCCATTGCGCTATGAGAGCGTAGATGAGATGCGCTCGAGGTTGAGCCCGGGCGACGTCCTGGCACTCCTATTCCACCTTATGTGTGCGAATACTGTCAATGTGAGGGAGCTCGATGTTGACTACGATGTGGCACATGCGGTGGCCGTACAAGGACACTCGCTATGGCCGTATATTCAAGAACGCAGCAAGGCGTACAGATTCCCCGACGGTCGATCTGGGAGTCCCTGGTCGCAGATCGAATCGCTCATTGTGAGGAATACTGGTTTAATAGTAAGATTCCCAGGCCAGCAGATGCGTACGATTCTGGAATTGTCAACGGGACTCCGCAGGATGCATATTTCCCTGGATAAGAAATATGATGCCGGGGGTTTTTATATGTTGCAGCCAAAGTGTATACGGGATTGCGAGTTCCAACTCGAGGAACTTCGCTTGGAGAACGGGGCCATAGGCTCATACAGCGATTTTCAGGACCCGACGCCGTTCCAGGTATTTGAGTATCTTCCTCAGTTCCTCCATAAATTCCGAGGCACGCTGCGCAAGGTGTACTTTGGGAATTTGACGATGAGGTTGGAAGGTCCTGGGTGGAAGCCCATTCTTGAGTATATCAGGGACAATCTCACCACGCTGGAGGAAATCACTCTTGTTGATTTGGCATTTTCAGTGCCAATTGATCCATGGCCGCAGTCTAAGAAGGTCGCTGCACTGGACTTCCCCGAACTGTCTATCAACCCCACTGTGAATGGAGTAACTGGGTCAAAGTTTACTTATTCCTCCTATACTTCCTGGCATCAAGATGGTGATATAGTCACCGGCAGAGTCAGTTATTCAGGGCCCAATATGAATGCTGCGCTCCAAAAGCTCCTGGATTGTGCTCAGGTTGGACCGTCAAACGGTGATCCATCATGGGCCTCCTTTCGCTGA
- a CDS encoding class I SAM-dependent DNA methyltransferase (COG:Q;~EggNog:ENOG410PX9F;~InterPro:IPR029063,IPR041698;~PFAM:PF13649,PF13489,PF01209,PF08242,PF08241, PF13847) — translation MAATQVISENFHLAGARNALSKEACMKLYDEWAASYNNDLADASQNYVAPILTAQTAIQYNTNPRATVLDAGCGTGLVGEALAKSNSLVIDGADLSPPMLKIAKDTGVYRDTLLVDLTKAIDRPDESYDLITCCGTFTRGHVGPDPALREFIRLLKPDGIIVATILQEIWLSGGYKAEIDRIEFEGLGKVLSKDVKDYRRGPGDKATFLVLKKSSA, via the coding sequence ATGGCCGCCACCCAAGTCATCTCCGAGAACTTCCACCTCGCCGGGGCCCGCAATGCCCTTAGCAAGGAGGCATGCATGAAGCTCTACGACGAATGGGCCGCCTCATACAACAACGACCTCGCCGATGCATCCCAGAACTACGTTGCGCCCATTCTGACAGCCCAGACTGCCATCCAATACAACACCAACCCCCGGGCCACCGTCCTGGATGCCGGGTGCGGCACCGGCCTGGTCGGCGAAGCCCTAGCCAAGAGCAACAGCCTGGTCATTGACGGCGCCGACCTGTCCCCTCCCATGCTCAAGATCGCCAAGGACACTGGCGTCTACCGTGATACACTGCTCGTCGACCTGACAAAGGCCATCGACCGACCTGACGAGTCGTACGACCTCATTACGTGCTGCGGCACATTCACACGCGGCCACGTCGGCCCCGACCCAGCACTCCGCGAATTCATCCGCCTACTCAAGCCCGacggcatcatcgtcgccacaATCCTGCAGGAGATCTGGCTGTCAGGTGGCTACAAGGCTGAAATCGACAGGATCGAGTTCGAGGGGCTGGGGAAGGTGCTCAGCAAGGACGTGAAGGACTACCGCAGGGGCCCCGGCGACAAGGCCACATTCCTtgtcttgaagaagagctctGCCTGA